One stretch of Anabas testudineus chromosome 24, fAnaTes1.2, whole genome shotgun sequence DNA includes these proteins:
- the LOC113149636 gene encoding uncharacterized protein LOC113149636 encodes MLPNGRRPQYTAGVATVAVGRRPASAQLVFTVTGQYFYSFTVRDGDDVTLPCGNVTDDQNKCDSTTWIFSYLRNSAAVPLFELGQINKDSVKSKSDRLSVTENCSLVIKKVTDEDVGLYTCRQFISGRQQGGDSVVDLSVVTKSSSSSETEHQNNVEVTLTCSVSTYDQCRHTVKWLNEDNNNHFTDMKTSQSSCSATVTFTISDFNQYSDLLKCEVTDGNSRKQQFPFRRQTSEKTTTTTTTTTTTTTTT; translated from the exons atgctTCCCAATGGAAGGAGACCACAATACACTGCAGGAGTAGCCACTGTGGCCGTGGGTCGCAGACCAGCTTCAGCTCAACTGGTCTTTACAG TAACTGGACAATATTTCTACTCCTTCACTGTCAGAGACGGAGACGACGTCACTTTACCTTGTGGAAATGTGACAGATGatcagaataaatgtgacagtacTACCTGGATCTTCAGTTATTTAAGAAACTCAGCAGCAGTACCACTGTTTGAACTTGGACAGATTAACAAAGATTCAGTcaaatctaaatcagacagactgagtgttacagagaactgttctctggttataaagaaggtcacagatgaagatgttggtctttacacctgcagacagtttatatcAGGACGACAACAAGGTGGAGACTCTGTGgttgatctgtctgttgttacca aatcttcatcttcatcagagACTGAACATCAGAACAATGTTGAGGTCACATTAACCTGCTCTGTATCAACATATGATCAGTGTAGACACACAGTGAAGTGGCTGAATgaggataataataatcatttcacagacatgaagacatcACAGAGTTCCTGTTCTGccactgtgacatttacaaTATCTGACTTTAATCAGTATTCTGACTTATtgaagtgtgaagtgactgatggtaacagcagaaagcagcagtttcccTTCAGACGTCAGACTTCAG agaaaacaacaacaacaacaacaacaacaacaacaacaacaacaacaaca